The following nucleotide sequence is from Ornithodoros turicata isolate Travis chromosome 2, ASM3712646v1, whole genome shotgun sequence.
TATCTTCACGACATTACCCCCCCTTCTTCGGAAGGCTGGGCTGGGGGTTCGGCCGGCCGGACGAAAGGCTTCATACGCAACACGTGAACAACTTCTGTTCCACGTGAGCGGCGGTCAGGCGGCGGTAGAAGGGGTGTGACCTCGTAGTTGAGAGGGGAGAGCTGCCTAGTCACGCGATACGGGCCAACGTAGCGCTTCAAGAGTTTCGTGGAACGGCCAGGCAGACGTGTTGGTGTCCACAGGAGAACTTCATCTCCGACGCTGTATTCCACAGCGCGGTGGCGGGCGTCATACCGGGAGCGGTCTTCGTCTTGCGAAGCGAATGTGCGTAGGCGATCCAACTGACGAGCTTCTTCAGCGTTAGTGACGGCGTCGGCCACCAGTAGAGGCGGAACGGCCTCGGGAGGACAAGGCAGCAGGGTATCTAAGAGAGTTGTAGGAAGGGAAGCCGAGCGGTCGGGAGGGGCACCTTCGTCCCCGGAGGACGACAGCATCGGGGTGGTCTTTCGTCCGCTCCGAAGCTCCAGGAAGGAACGTAAAGCGTCGGAGATGGGAACAGGTCCGCACCTCCACCAGTTATGTCGGGGATTAAGAGGGAGTAACTCAGCGGGACAACCGAGAGGTTTATTCTGACCAGCAAGAAGAAGCAGGCACGCGCGATCATTCAGATGCGAGCACGATCAGGGCATCGTCTTCATTATCTTCACGACAATATAAAGAGTTGAAGTGGGTGAGACTGAAGTGTG
It contains:
- the LOC135384761 gene encoding uncharacterized protein LOC135384761, whose protein sequence is MLSSSGDEGAPPDRSASLPTTLLDTLLPCPPEAVPPLLVADAVTNAEEARQLDRLRTFASQDEDRSRYDARHRAVEYSVGDEVLLWTPTRLPGRSTKLLKRYVGPYRVTRQLSPLNYEVTPLLPPPDRRSRGTEVVHVLRMKPFVRPAEPPAQPSEEGGVMS